One Glycine max cultivar Williams 82 chromosome 6, Glycine_max_v4.0, whole genome shotgun sequence DNA segment encodes these proteins:
- the LOC102659638 gene encoding TMV resistance protein N-like, with protein MVIYDVFVSFCSEDTGNNFTGFLFQALHLHGIQTNNDDADLRKAESIPIEESRLFIVVFSKNYASSTLCLQELAKICNCIEASSRRVLPIFYDVDPSHVRKQSGFYDEALSQHEKRFQEDKVKMEEVQKWRKDLESVAGIIGSDIRNK; from the coding sequence ATGGTGATATACGACGTGTTTGTGAGCTTCTGCAGTGAAGACACTGGCAACAACTTCACTGGTTTTCTTTTTCAAGCTCTCCATCTACATGGCATTCAGACCAACAACGATGATGCAGATCTCAGGAAAGCCGAATCCATACCCATAGAAGAGTCTCGCCTTTTCATCGTGGTCTTCTCTAAGAACTATGCTTCCTCAACTTTGTGCTTGCAGGAACTGGCAAAGATCTGCAATTGCATTGAAGCATCATCAAGACGTGTTCTGCCTATTTTTTATGATGTTGATCCTTCACATGTGCGAAAGCAGAGTGGATTTTATGATGAAGCCTTATCCCAACATGAAAAAAGGTTTCAAGAAGATAAAGTGAAGATGGAAGAAGTGCAAAAATGGAGAAAAGATCTCGAAAGTGTGGCCGGTATCATTGGTTCGGATATCCGAAATAAGTAA
- the LOC121175075 gene encoding disease resistance protein RPP2B-like, protein MGLLRKITVLNLRDCRSLVNLPHFVEDLNLKELNLEGCIELRQIHPSIGHLRKLTVLNLKDCQSLVSLPSTILGLSSLRYLSLFGCSNLQNIHLSEDSVRCLLPSFPVFSYMRELDLSFCNLLKIPDAFGNLHCLEKLCLRGNNFETLPSLKELCNLLHLNLQHCRRLKYLPELPSRTDLCMPEWRTVEYEEYGLGLNIFNCPELVERDRCTEMCFPWMMQIVQLLTLSFLDHSSSYLMPWWVPFISSIIPGSEMPRWFDEQHLGMGNVINIDRSHFMQLDDNWIGIVCGVIFVVHKERRMPPPDMEQRKKERPSLYIPVLFREDLVTDESDHLWLFYYTRSRFDVSNFDQLKVESRFSDLHDQDLDVEVKKYGYRWVYKHELELSNLTAMHSKNLSSRKRKFLAIEETK, encoded by the exons ATGGGTCTTCTAAGAAAGATTACTGTTTTAAATTTGAGAGATTGCAGAAGTCTCGTAAATTTGCCACATTTTGTAGAGGACCTAAATCTTAAAGAGTTAAATCTCGAAGGATGTATAGAACTAAGGCAGATACATCCATCCATTGGTCATCTAAGAAAGCTTActgttttaaatttgaaagattGCCAAAGTCTAGTAAGCTTACCTAGTACCATATTGGGACTCAGTTCTCTCAGATACCTAAGTCTTTTCGGATGTTCAAACCTACAAAATATCCATTTATCAGAAGATTCAGTTAGATGTTTGTTGCCTTCCTTTCCTGTTTTCTCATATATGCGTGAACTTGATCTAAGTTTCTGCAATTTACTTAAAATCCCTGATGCTTTTGGAAATTTGCATTGCTTAGAAAAGCTATGTTTAAGGGGAAACAATTTTGAAACACTACCCAGCCTCAAGGAGCTTTGCAACCTGTTACATTTAAACTTGCAACACTGCAGAAGATTGAAATATTTGCCTGAGCTCCCTTCACGAACTGATTTGTGTATGCCAGAATGGAGAACTGTTGAATATGAAGAATATGGATTGggattaaatattttcaactgCCCAGAATTAGTTGAGAGAGATCGCTGCACCGAAATGTGTTTCCCATGGATGATGCAAATAGTTCAACTCTTAACTCTTTCCTTTCTTGATCATTCTTCCAGCTATTTAATGCCGTGGTGGGTTCCATTCATTTCAAGTATTATTCCAGGAAGTGAAATGCCAAGGTGGTTCGACGAACAGCATTTGGGCATGGGCAATGTCATAAACATAGACAGATCTCACTTTATGCAGCTTGACGATAATTGGATAGGAATTGTGTGTGGTGTAATCTTCGTGGTacacaaagaaagaagaatgcCCCCTCCAGACATG gaacaaagaaagaaagaacgtCCATCTCTTTATATTCCGGTTCTTTTCCGTGAAGATCTAGTCACGGATGAATCGGATCACTTGTGGCTATTCTATTACACTAGATCACGTTTTGATGTCTCTAATTTTGATCAGTTAAAAGTGGAAAGTAGATTCAGTGATCTTCATGATCAAGATTTGGATGTTGAGGTGAAGAAATATGGCTATCGTTGGGTATATAAACATGAACTAGAATTATCAAACTTAACAGCAATGCACAGTAAAAATTTGTCGTCTCGGAAGCGCAAATTTTTGGCAATTGAAGAAACCAAGTAG
- the LOC100816824 gene encoding disease resistance protein RPV1, with the protein MASNTIIQCGSSSSSHAIITAYDVFVSFRGEDTRNNFTAFLFDSLSQNGIHAFKDDTHFPKGESIAPELLQAIEESRLFLVVFSKNYASSTWCLRELAHICNCTIEASPSRVLPIFYDVDPSEVRKQSGYFGIDFAEHEERFREDKEEMEEVQRWREALTQVAHLSGWDIRNKSQPAMIKEIVQKLKYILGPKFQNLPNGNLVGMESRIEEFEKCLALELVSDVRVVGISGMGGIGKTTIALALYKKIAHQYDVHCFVDVENSYGPGRQSNSLGVQKELLHQCLNCENLQISDVFRGYYMVSSRLHNKRGLIVLDNVSRDEQLCMFTENIETILYECLGEGSRIIIISRNEHILRAHGVNYVYQAQPLNHDNAVQLFCKNAFKCDYIMSDYKMLTYRVLSYVQGHPLAIKVIGKSLFGLNDSQWRGTLVRLSENKSKDIMNVLRISYDDLE; encoded by the exons ATGGCTTCTAACACCATCATCCAATGCggctcttcttcttcatctcatGCGATCATCACTGCATATGATGTGTTTGTCAGCTTCCGCGGTGAAGACACGCGCAACAACTTCActgcttttctctttgattctctctctcaaaatggCATCCATGCCTTCAAAGATGATACGCATTTTCCGAAAGGCGAGTCCATAGCACCCGAGCTGCTACAGGCCATTGAAGAGTCTCGCCTTTTCCTTGTGGTCTTCTCTAAGAACTATGCTTCCTCAACTTGGTGCTTGCGTGAACTTGCACACATCTGCAACTGCACTATTGAAGCATCCCCGAGTCGTGTTCTTCCAATTTTCTATGATGTTGATCCATCAGAGGTGCGGAAACAGAGTGGTTATTTTGGGATAGACTTTGCAGAACACGAAGAAAGATTCAGAGAAGATAAAGAGGAGATGGAGGAAGTGCAGAGATGGAGAGAAGCTCTCACACAAGTGGCCCATCTCTCTGGCTGGGATATCCGAAATAA GTCACAACCTGCAATGATTAAAGAAATtgttcaaaaactaaaatatatattgggTCCCAAATTTCAAAATCTTCCAAATGGTAATTTAGTTGGGATGGAATCCCgtattgaagaatttgaaaagTGTTTAGCACTGGAGTTGGTTAGTGACGTTCGAGTTGTTGGAATTAGTGGAATGGGAGGAATAGGAAAAACGACTATTGCCCTTGCTTTATACAAAAAGATTGCTCATCAGTATGATGTTCATTGttttgttgatgttgagaaCAGTTATGGGCCCGGGAGACAATCTAATTCACTAGGTGTACAGAAAGAATTACTTCATCAGTGTCTAAATTGTGAAAATCTACAGATTTCTGATGTTTTTAGGGGATACTATATGGTATCATCTAGACTACACAATAAACGAGGACTTATAGTTCTTGATAATGTTAGTCGAGATGAACAACTATGTATGTTTACAGAGAATATAGAGACTATATTATATGAATGTCTTGGTGAAGGGAGTAGAATCATCATAATTTCTAGGAATGAACACATATTAAGGGCACATGGAGTAAATTATGTTTATCAAGCCCAACCGTTGAATCACGACAATGCTGTTCAGTTATTTTGCAAAAATGCTTTCAAATGTGACTATATTATGAGTGATTATAAAATGTTGACATATCGTGTACTTTCATATGTTCAAGGCCATCCCTTGGCAATTAAAGTAATAGGCAAATCTTTGTTTGGTCTAAATGATTCACAGTGGAGAGGTACATTGGTTAGGCtaagtgaaaataaaagtaaggaTATTATGAACGTGTTGCGAATAAGTTATGATGATTTGGAATAA